From one Streptomyces sp. Q6 genomic stretch:
- a CDS encoding GlsB/YeaQ/YmgE family stress response membrane protein, translated as MGIIAWIIIGLLAGIIAKMLLPGKDPGGIIITLLIGVAGGLLGGWLGKVIFGVDSIDGFFDLSTWIAAVVGSLILLILYRVITGNRRHA; from the coding sequence GTGGGAATCATCGCGTGGATCATCATCGGGCTGCTGGCTGGGATCATCGCCAAGATGCTGCTGCCGGGCAAGGACCCGGGCGGCATCATCATCACCCTGCTCATCGGCGTCGCCGGCGGCCTCCTGGGCGGCTGGCTCGGAAAGGTCATCTTCGGAGTCGACTCGATCGACGGCTTCTTCGACCTCTCCACCTGGATAGCCGCCGTCGTCGGCTCCCTCATCCTCCTGATCCTCTACCGCGTGATCACCGGCAACCGCCGCCACGCCTGA